One Malus sylvestris chromosome 14, drMalSylv7.2, whole genome shotgun sequence DNA segment encodes these proteins:
- the LOC126598949 gene encoding uncharacterized protein LOC126598949, translating to MAISVAVAGGVMSSLRRLNFPLVNSHVSLSPPPSVAASCPLVFTNSTSYGFFSKLNLHSGRHYRNQNQTPVAKASSQEKDSLIPSDDAEDGVLLGTMKLPSDTDLPRFQILLFQWANSLCQGANLPLDMPLKVDKIAGGTRLGFVTIGNAEVEVPVYIDCLVFPPSDGSRPIFRAVRNGRLKDKTPPGEPRIMRNLMQALQKSVQIARL from the exons ATGGCCATTTCTGTCGCTGTGGCGGGAGGAGTTATGAGCTCACTCCGCCGCCTCAACTTCCCACTTGTCAATTCCCACGTCTCACTCTCCCCTCCTCCTTCGGTGGCTGCTTCCTGTCCGCTAGTATTCACCAACTCCACTAGCTACGGCTTCTTTTCTAAGCTTAATTTGCACTCCGGCCGTCACTACCGCAACCAAAATCAAACACCGGTGGCCAAAGCTTCGTCTCAGGAAAAGGACAGCCTTATTCCTTCCGACGACGCCGAAGACGGCGTCTTGCTCGGGACCATGAAATTGCCCTCGGATACCGATCTTCCCAGATTCCAAATCTTACTATTCCAG TGGGCTAATAGTCTGTGCCAAGGAGCTAACCTGCCTCTTGATATGCCATTGAAG GTGGACAAAATTGCAGGTGGGACTAGATTGGGTTTTGTTACAATTGGGAATGCGGAGGTTGAGGTCCCTGTGTACATAGACTGCTTGGTTTTTCCACCAAGTGACGGCTCCCGCCCAATTTTCCGAGCCGTCAGAAACGGACGCTTGAAGGACAAGACACCTCCTGGTGAGCCAAGGATCATGAGAAATCTTATGCAGGCCCTTCAGAAGTCGGTCCAGATCGCTAGACTGTAA